A window of Amphiprion ocellaris isolate individual 3 ecotype Okinawa chromosome 12, ASM2253959v1, whole genome shotgun sequence contains these coding sequences:
- the LOC111572048 gene encoding uncharacterized protein LOC111572048, with product MEYKLIMAVSGFPSLYDTNSLTYRDLTMRSDAWRQVAEIVGVPESECRRKWKTLRDQHRRERQREKERRESGVGLFNYRPWRYSSILSFLNPFIDARAAGTNGWALDPQSSQIQASEMVGCSTTTETRSDDDETYGFAVADATTSSSSSSDFIQRKRLSSTNYDAIRLKEAKIEANSGAAVTEDSVPTQQHANMKELFEMMMQSVTSLATTLAQSSSQSDQTMPLAQSSVLQPDPQTHRSPTSWAPSRLNQLKTEEQEAEVDELLVQTDDDEDCRPVSPRPTRTKRKSTDVLLEEFLRKMEAREAQRDRDVDQRDDVTLFLLSLAPAMRRLTAEKQSRVRTKMQQFLHEAEFGAASFQ from the exons ATGGAGTATAAACTAATCATGGCAGTCTCCGGCTTCCCGAGTCTCTACGACACAAACTCTCTGACTTACCGGGACCTGACCATGAGGAGCGACGCGTGGCGGCAGGTCGCAGAGATCGTCGGGGTCCCCG AGTCAGAGTGCAGAAGGAAGTGGAAGACGCTGAGAGACCAACACAGGAGGGAAAGGCAGCGTGAGAAGGAGAGACGTGAGAGTGGAGTCGGGCTCTTCAATTACAGACCATGGAGATACTCGTCCATTTTGTCGTTTTTAAACCCATTTATTGATGCCAGGGCTGCAGGCACTAACGGCTGGGCTCTGGATCCACAGTCGTCTCAGATCCAGGCGTCTGAAATGGTGGGCTGCAGTACGACAACCGAGACACGGAGCGACGACGACGAGACTTACG gCTTCGCTGTAGCAGACGCCacgacatcatcatcatcgtcctCAGACTTCATCCAGAGGAAGCGACTCTCTTCTACCAACTATGACGCCATCAGACTGAAAGAGGCGAAGATTGAGGCGAACTCAGGCGCTGCTGTTACAGAGGACAGCgtgccaacacaacaacacgcTAACATGAAGGAGCTGTTTGAGATGATGATGCAGTCAGTCACGTCTCTGGCCACAACTTTAGCACAGTCTTCTTCGCAGTCTGATCAGACGATGCCTCTTGCACAGTCCTCAGTCCTGCAGCCTGATCCGCAGACTCATCGCAGCCCGACGTCCTGGGCCCCGTCCAGGCTGAACCAGCTGAAGACGGAGGAGCAGGAGGCCGAGGTGGACGAGCTGTTAGTCCAGACTGACGATGACGAGGACTGTCGCCCAGTGTCTCCCAGGCCGACCCGGACCAAGAGGAAGAGCACCGACGTTCTGCTGGAGGAGTTCCTGAGGAAGATGGAGGCCAGGGAGGCCCAGAGGGACCGCGACGTAGATCAGAGAGACGATGTTACGCTGTTTCTGCTGAGCTTGGCTCCCGCTATGAGGAGACTCACTGCAGAAAAGCAGTCGAGGGTCAGAACCAAGATGCAGCAGTTTCTGCATGAGGCTGAGTTTGGTGCTGCAAGTTTTCAGTGA